From the genome of bacterium:
GGCGGAAACTATAAAACTATTTGTGTAGGACCACGGCCAGTTTCAAAAGCACTTTAGGATTGGTTGGAAAAGAAGTATGAATAGAATCGATCGGCTTGTTGCTATACTCACGACATTGCAATCAAAAAAATATGTCTCGATCAAGTTTCTGGCGCATAGGTATGAAATAAGTTTCAGAACAGTCTATCGCGATTTAAAAGCGCTTGGAGAAATGGGGGTACCACTGAGTTTTGAAAGTCGTAAGGGTTATTCAATCCTCCAGGGCTTTTTTCTTTCTCCGATTACTTTAACCAGCGAAGAAGCGAACGCTCTCATACTTATTACGGCGCTTTCGGGCCGCTTTGCTGATAAAATAACGCAAGATTACATTGAAAATGCTGTAACGAAAATCAAGGCAGTTTTAAGAATGACTGAAAAAATCAAAGCTGATTTTTTACAATCCCAAATCAAAATTTATCCGGTAAAAACTGAAACTTATCCATCGAATTTTCTGACCGAAATACAAAATTCAATCACCAATAAACAAGTTATAATAATTAATTATACCAACAACGACGCGCAAAAGAGCCAAAGGGAAATCGAACCGATCGGACTTACTTTTTATTCCAATCAATGGCACGTGATAGCTTGGTGTTGGAAACGGAAATCGTATAGAGACTTTAAAATCGGCCAAATCAATCATCTTAAGAATTCAGGAGAAACTTTCAGAAAAAAGAATCACTATTCTCTCAATGAATACATACAATCACTTCATTAAAAAAATAAATTTAGTGACATAGGGTTGTCAGTGGCCGTAATTATATTGGTTGACTAAATTTATTTACTTTACAGCAGTACAATTATGAACGTGATTACAAAACTATCGTCTTCGCTTGGTCGTCGGGATGAAATACCTAATCAACAATTAGCTCAATCTATTACAAACAAGAAGGATCGAAAAGCAGTAAAAGAGCTTGTTACCAACCTGGACCATGATAACCGAAGTATCCAAAACGATTGTATCAAAGTACTTTATGAAATTGGAGAAAAAAATCCTTCACTGATTGCCGGTTATGTAAAAGTATTTCTTACGTTGCTGACTCATAAAAACAACAGATTGCAGTGGGGTGCCATGACCGCGCTCAACTCTATTACACTTGAAAACCCTAGAATCATTTACAATTCGTTAGCCAAAATCATTGCGAGTGCAGATCAGGGATCCGTAATCACAAAGGATCAACTCGTTAATATTTTAATTAAATTATGCGGCATTAAGCAGTATTCTGGCGCGGCGTTTTCATTATTGCTGGAGCAGCTTCTAAAGAGCCCGACCAACCAATTGCCCATGTATGCCGAAAAGGCTATTCCCATAGTTACTCATAAAAACCAGGCGCTTTTTGTGAAAGTCCTTATTTCACGGCTTGATGACTTTCAAAAAGAAACAAAACGTAAACGCGTTGAAAAAATCATTAAGAAATTTAATAAACTGAATGAAAAACAATAATAGACAGAAAGTTGGAGATGAATACCAAAAATATTTATTATAACATGATCTCTAACAAATAAGACTTATGAAAAAATATTTAGCATCCATCAGCTTCAATCTTGCATTTGTGGGATGTTTATTGGTTTATGCATGTGATAGTGACAGGCAACCCTTTCCTATCGGATTCGGAGAGGAAAGAGTGTATGACAATCATATTGAAATTGATGTGGGTTTTGAAAATGAAGGAGCTGTATTAGCCGGAATATTATATTTGCCTAATACACCGGGACCTCATCCGGTGATGGTTCATAATTTTGGTTCCGATCGTTGGAAACGTCTTCCATATTCCGATGCAATACAAGCGAATTTGAATGAGGGGTTGGGAATGTTTTTTTATGACAAACGGGGTGTGGGTGATTCTCAAGGTGATTGCTGTCCGTGGAAAGACCCCGATTATTTTTATCTTTTGGCGGGCGATATGGCTTCTGCCGTTCGTTTATTGCGTACTTATAGCAGAATTGATTCAAATAGAATCGGATTATACGGATTTAGTCAAGGAGGATGGATTGTCCCCATCGCTGCATCTGATACAACTCTACATATAGCTTGGACCGTTATCGGCTCGGGACCAACCGTCTCACTTGGCGAAGAAATTTTGTATAGTGGACTAAGTGGCGATGCCGATTGCAAGAACAGTTCCATGAGTGATTCGGCTATATATGCTGCCATGGATAAGGAAGGTCCATCAGGGTTTAATCCAAGGCTTAATTTAGAAAGGATGAAAAATCCTGGAATATGGGTGTATGGTGGATTAGACCGAAGCATTCCGGTCAGCCGATCTATTGAAATATTGAATGAAATTAAAACGAATCAGCAGCACGATTTTACTGTAATACTGAAACCAACTTGGAATCATTGCTGGGTA
Proteins encoded in this window:
- a CDS encoding WYL domain-containing protein, with protein sequence MNRIDRLVAILTTLQSKKYVSIKFLAHRYEISFRTVYRDLKALGEMGVPLSFESRKGYSILQGFFLSPITLTSEEANALILITALSGRFADKITQDYIENAVTKIKAVLRMTEKIKADFLQSQIKIYPVKTETYPSNFLTEIQNSITNKQVIIINYTNNDAQKSQREIEPIGLTFYSNQWHVIAWCWKRKSYRDFKIGQINHLKNSGETFRKKNHYSLNEYIQSLH